The genomic window AATCTTTTAACATTATATCAATCAAATGACTCTTAAATGACTCTTTTTAAAAGAATTAAGTAATTGTTGCATAAGTGTTGTTTTTCTCTCATAAATTAAAAATTAAAGACTAAATTCTATATATAATTTCCATCGTTCCCAATGTTCCCCTTGGGAATGTATATGACTTCATCTTAAAGATAAAATAAATAAATAACAAATTGTAATATTTTTAATTATTAATCAAAAAAATTTATATAATTCTTCATATAAATTCAAAAGGCTAAAAAATGCAAAATTTGATAATAAATGAAAATAGTATAAAAGATAAAATTCACACAATAAGAAATCTTCAAGTGATGTTAGATAGAGACTTAGCAGAACTTTATGGAGTTGAAACAAAACATATAAATCAAGCAGTTCGTAATAATCAAGATAAATTTATGGATGATTTTTATTTTGAATTGACAAATAATGAATTTGAAAATTTGCGGTCAAAAAATTTGACCGCAAATTTCTCTAAAACTAGAATAAATCCAAAAGTTTTTACAGAACAAGGTATTTATATGTTAGCAACTATTCTAAAAAGTAAAGTTGCTTCTGAAGTTACGGTTTATATTATAAAAACCTTTGCAAATATTAGAAAACTTATTTCTCAGAATATTCCTATGTTTGAACGATTTGAAAGAATAGAACAAAGATTAACTATCCATGATGAAAATTTTGACAAACTTTTTGATGCTTTAGAAGATAAATCTCTTAAACCAAAACAAGGGATATTTTATGATGGAGAAGTTTTTGATGCTTATGTTTTTATAAATGATTTATTAAAACTTGCAACAAATGAAATAATTCTAATTGATAACTACATTGATGAAACAGTATTTACAATATTTTCAAAATACCCAAATATTAAAATCAAGATTTATACAAAAACTATTTCAAAACAACTAAAACTAGATTTCCAAAAATATCAAACTCAGTACCAAAATATAGAACTTTTTGAGTTCAAAAACTCTCACGATAGATTTTTAATCATTGATAAAAAAGAAGTTTATCATTTAGGAGCTAGTATTAAAGATTTGGGTAAAAAGTGGTTCGCTTTTTCTAAGTTTGAAATAGAAAATCTAAAAATATTAGATTATTTAAAAAAATAAAAGTGTTGCCTAAGTGTTGTTCTCCCCAGCAAAATTAAAAATCAAAAACTAAATCCTATATATAATTTATACAGGTGAAAAAAAAGTAATCTATGATTTTTTGGATAAAATATTTATAGATTAAAGCATGATTTTTAGGAGAAAAATGAGTATTAAGTTTAGTTTTAAAGATGAGGTTTTTTCATTAGATAGTTTGAAACTTCCCTCAAGACATTATCATTTTAATGAGCAAGAAAATTACATAAAGTTACTAAATATTGGTGAGGGAATTTTTCCAAAAGATAGACTTAGAACATCTGTAAAACTTGATAATTCAAACTTAATACTCACAACCGAATCAGCCACAAAAATCTATCCATCAAAAAAAGAGTATGGAATAAATAAAATAGATGTGCAACTTTTTAACAACTCAAATTTAGAGTTTATAAATGATGAGTTGATTTTGTATAAAGATTCACGATATATTCAGTTTTTTAATCTAAAAAGCGATGAAAATTCAACTTTTTTTTATACAGATATTTTGAGTCGTGGAAGAAGTTTTGAAAACTTTGATTTCTCAAAAATGAAAATAAAAAATAGATTTTTTGAAAATGAAAAACTAGAATATATAGAAAAATTCGATATTTTAGGTGATGAACTAAAAGATTATATCACTAGAAAAAGCAGTAAGAATTTTATTTTTGCTAAGTTTTATATAAAAACAAAAAATAATGAAGAGTTCCTAAAACAAATACATCAAAATAACTTCGAATCATTTACCTTTAGTCAAAATAAAAAAATAATCATAGGTGTAATAAGCTCAAACAATATGTCAAATCTAAAATCTAAAATTATGAATGTTTGGAAAATATATAGAGAAAATATGAATAAAAAAGAATTTTCTTTGGGGAAACAGTAAAATTCATATAAATTTTAATATTCTTATTTTTTTTTAAATCTTTATAATAAATATAGAATATATTATGCTTACAATGTATATAATATGCTCATAAATAGTACAATAATTATTAATTTTATTAAAAATCCACTTCTCCTTGAAAATTATTTTTAAAATTGAGCAAATAGTATACGATGATATTATTCAAAAACTGTATGCAATTATGTACTATTCCAATATATTTGATTTTAAGGATAAAAGGA from Arcobacter venerupis includes these protein-coding regions:
- a CDS encoding ORF6N domain-containing protein translates to MQNLIINENSIKDKIHTIRNLQVMLDRDLAELYGVETKHINQAVRNNQDKFMDDFYFELTNNEFENLRSKNLTANFSKTRINPKVFTEQGIYMLATILKSKVASEVTVYIIKTFANIRKLISQNIPMFERFERIEQRLTIHDENFDKLFDALEDKSLKPKQGIFYDGEVFDAYVFINDLLKLATNEIILIDNYIDETVFTIFSKYPNIKIKIYTKTISKQLKLDFQKYQTQYQNIELFEFKNSHDRFLIIDKKEVYHLGASIKDLGKKWFAFSKFEIENLKILDYLKK
- a CDS encoding urease accessory protein UreD; its protein translation is MSIKFSFKDEVFSLDSLKLPSRHYHFNEQENYIKLLNIGEGIFPKDRLRTSVKLDNSNLILTTESATKIYPSKKEYGINKIDVQLFNNSNLEFINDELILYKDSRYIQFFNLKSDENSTFFYTDILSRGRSFENFDFSKMKIKNRFFENEKLEYIEKFDILGDELKDYITRKSSKNFIFAKFYIKTKNNEEFLKQIHQNNFESFTFSQNKKIIIGVISSNNMSNLKSKIMNVWKIYRENMNKKEFSLGKQ